The following are encoded together in the Drosophila sechellia strain sech25 chromosome 3R, ASM438219v1, whole genome shotgun sequence genome:
- the LOC6606902 gene encoding thiamine transporter 1, protein MKEWLKISCLLCVFGCIREIRPSEPYVTEYLLGPWRNITEQQLTHDVYPVGTYSYLVQLVFVFLITDFLRYKPLIITIGAAGVIIWSMLIWTTSVLSLQILEFFYGTYMAAEVAYYTYIYAKVDKKYYARVTSHTRAAMFAGKLVSGITSQLMLNLELVNYKELNYITLGTQIIAMLWAFGLPRVDRSLYFHREELTITEPQTQLPGEGNLEEMDQQQESTPKQAGALSLLWLHFRNAYTNPRVVQWSLWYAIGLAGYLQVTYYVQVLWKVIEPEPVIAWNGAVDAILTALAALSALAAGYLHTGRLRPRTSLLILGLLSVVEGGCVLICCWTQDIYWSYTGFVLFGALYGFTITVASAEVARNLEEESFGLVFGVNTFVALIFQSLLTMIFVTDTGFELDPAGQYTAYAFYFIGVGVLYLISVLIEYLMCRNTDVEKLENSLD, encoded by the exons atgaagGAGTGGCTAAAGATCTCCTGCCTCCTCTGCGTCTTCGGCTGCATCCGCGAGATCCGTCCGTCGGAGCCCTACGTCACGGAGTACCTGCTGGGTCCCTGGCGGAATATCACGGAGCAGCAG CTAACGCACGATGTTTACCCAGTGGGCACCTATTCCTACCTGGTGCAGTTGGTCTTTGTCTTCCTGATAACCGATTTTCTCAG ATACAAGCCGCTGATCATCACAATTGGAGCCGCGGGTGTGATAATATGGAGCATGCTCATCTGGACCACCAGCGTGCTGTCGCTGCAGATCCTGGAGTTCTTCTACGGCACTTACATGGCCGCCGAGGTGGCCTACTATACGTACATTTATGCCAAAGTTGACAAGAAGTACTATGCCAGAGTGACCTCCCACACCCGAGCAGCTATGTTTGCAGGCAAACTGGTTTCCGGGATCACTTCCCAACTTATGCTCAATCTGGAGCTGGTGAACTACAAGGAGCTCAACTATATAACGCTGGGCA CTCAGATTATAGCCATGCTTTGGGCCTTTGGCCTGCCTCGTGTGGATAGGAGTCTTTACTTTCATCGGGAGGAGTTGACCATTACGGAGCCGCAGACCCAGCTGCCCGGGGAGGGAAACCTGGAAGAGATGGATCAGCAGCAGGAGAGTACTCCCAAGCAGGCCGGAGCACTGAGCCTCCTTTGGCTACATTTCCGCAACGCATACACCAATCCGCGAGTCGTCCAGTGGAGTCTTTGGTACGCCATTGGACTGGCTGGTTACCTGCAGGTCACTTACTACGTTCAGGTTCTGTGGAAAGTGATCGAACCGGAACCTGTGATTGCGTGGAACGGCGCCGTTGATGCCATCCTGACAGCTCTGGCTGCACTAAGTGCTTTGGCCGCCGGTTATCTGCACACCGGGAGGCTCAGACCGAGAACATCTCTTCTGATCCTGGGCCTTTTGTCCGTCGTGGAGGGCGGATGTGTGCTAATCTGTTGCTGGACACAGGACATCTACTGGTCGTATACGGGATTCGTGCTTTTCGGAGCCCTCTACGGCTTTACCATCACGGTGGCGAG TGCTGAAGTGGCCAGAAATCTGGAGGAGGAAAGCTTTGGACTTGTCTTTGGAGTGAACACCTTTGTGGCCCTCATTTTCCAGTCGCTGTTAACCATGATCTTTGTCACGGACACTGGATTTGAGCTCGATCCCGCTGGCCAatacacggcgtatgcgttcTATTTTATTGGGGTCGGCGTCTTGTATCTGATATCCGTGCTGATTGAGTACTTAATGTGCCGCAACACCGACGTTGAAAAGCTGGAAAACTCACTCGATTGA
- the LOC6606903 gene encoding thiamine transporter 2, whose amino-acid sequence MESWLKISCVLCIFGFLRELRPSEPYHAEILMGEWYHVTQDQVNRSVYPVGTYSYLALLIFVFLITDLLRYKPVIIANAITGICIWGTLIWTSTLSGLQAVEVFYGFYQAGEVAYYSYIYAKVDKQYYPRVTSHTRAAMFVGKLVAGILAQLVIGMKWMNYKQLFYISVSSQVAALLWAFFLPKVEKSLYFHNRSEAIEGGTKAEGGNLEKGSEQPSTEEANQEKKVPAWQLLWFHFRSAYTNALVIQWSLWYAISLAGFLQITTYMQVVWKSFENEPTIAWNGAVDVALTLLSAVFALLAGYFHAGRLSTRASLLSMALLSVLEGGCVLLSCWTDDIYLSYLGYVLYGGLFAFTITVASSELASSLEEDSFALVFGFNTFVGLLLQCILTLVVVSEKANLNLNVFQQFSVYAFYFIVIGVVYSIAVILQYIWSISKKPKAIQEAN is encoded by the exons ATGGAGTCGTGGCTGAAGATATCGTGCGTGCTATGCATATTCGGGTTTCTCCGGGAACTTCGACCCTCGGAGCCATACCACGCGGAGATCCTGATGGGCGAGTGGTATCACGTCACCCAGGACCAAGTCAACCGATCCGTCTACCCGGTGGGTACATACTCCTACCTGGCGCTCCTAATCTTCGTCTTCCTCATTACGGACCTGCTCAG ATACAAGCCCGTGATTATCGCCAATGCCATTACAGGCATCTGCATCTGGGGCACGCTGATCTGGACGTCCACTTTGAGCGGCCTGCAGGCGGTGGAGGTTTTCTATGGCTTCTACCAGGCGGGCGAGGTGGCCTATTACTCGTACATCTACGCCAAGGTGGACAAACAGTACTATCCCAGGGTGACTTCGCATACACGGGCGGCCATGTTCGTGGGAAAGCTAGTTGCGGGAATCCTGGCTCAGCTGGTCATTGGAATGAAGTGGATGAACTACAAGCAACTGTTTTACATCTCCGTCAGCT CTCAAGTTGCGGCGCTACTCTGGGCATTCTTTTTGCCaaaggtggagaagagtttGTACTTTCACAATCGAAGCGAGGCCATAGAAGGTGGAACCAAAGCGGAGGGCGGTAACCTGGAGAAGGGTTCAGAGCAACCCAGTACCGAGGAAGCGAACCAAGAAAAGAAGGTACCAGCGTGGCAGCTCCTTTGGTTCCACTTCCGTAGTGCCTACACCAATGCCTTAGTGATACAATGGAGCTTGTGGTATGCCATCAGTTTGGCTGGCTTTCTGCAAATCACCACCTATATGCAGGTGGTATGGAAGTCCTTCGAGAACGAACCAACA ATAGCCTGGAATGGAGCTGTGGACGTGGCCCTGACGCTTCTAAGTGCTGTGTTCGCCCTTCTCGCCGGTTACTTCCATGCTGGACGTCTGAGCACCAGGGCCAGCCTGCTCTCGATGGCTTTGCTGTCGGTCCTGGAGGGCGGCTGTGTGCTGCTTTCCTGCTGGACCGATGATATATACCTGTCCTATCTTGGCTATGTGCTGTATGGAGGCCTGTTTGCCTTCACCATAACAGTGGCCAG CTCGGAGTTGGCCAGCAGCTTGGAGGAGGATAGCTTTGCTCTGGTGTTTGGTTTCAACACGTTCGTGGGACTCCTGCTGCAGTGCATCCTCACACTTGTCGTTGTCTCGGAAAAGGCCAATCTGAATTTGAATGTTTTTCAACAGTTTTCCGTCTACGCATTCTATTTTATAGTTATTGGAGTAGTATATTCCATTGCTGTGATATTGCAATACATATGGTCAATTTCGAAGAAACCAAAAGCAATTCAGGAGGCAAATTAA